One Nicotiana sylvestris chromosome 12, ASM39365v2, whole genome shotgun sequence genomic window carries:
- the LOC104213970 gene encoding cold-regulated protein 28-like, with translation MEEIYRRDSPFLSENLSESCTAELTRSNSGESSSPTVENSNDHLLQSRNATTDDCMGWTNEKHNTFLDCLEASFVEQLRRSIVLRAGRVELNRSCRNLSQKLSAPSDIASKQFTARRDGCSKINIESDQSELFVRKGDEYHHVTDLQLCARLRTEENQRRDKRTLSHVFEERSDLLFPFAAELQKPVSRIAEGSGQNFVDEDFEENSRSKKLKTAMMDTADDEQIVPKEQPTPCSSERKK, from the exons ATGGAGGAAATTTACCGGAGGGATTCGCCGTTTTTGTCGGAAAATCTGTCGGAGAGTTGCACCGCTGAGTTGACTCGGTCGAATTCCGGCGAGTCTTCTTCTCCGACTGTTGAGAATTCCAACGATCATTTGCTTCAGAGTAGAAATGCAACCACG GATGATTGCATGGGATGGACCAATGAGAAGCATAATACATTTCTTGATTGTCTTGAAGCATCATTTGTTGAGCAATTGCGCAGATCAATAGTCTTGCGTGCTGGTCGTGTGGAGCTGAACAGGAGTTGCAGAAATTTGTCTCAAAAGCTGTCTGCTCCCAGTGATATAGCTTCTAAGCAG TTTACTGCTCGGCGAGATGGGTGTTCGAAGATCAATATTGAGAGTGACCAATCCGAGCTGTTCGTCAGGAAGGGTGATGAGTATCATCACGTTACAGACCTCCAATTATGTGCTAGACTCCGTACTgaggaaaatcaaagaagagataAGAGGACCTTATCTCATGTATTTGAAGAAAGATCAGACCTGCTCTTTCCCTTCGCTGCAGAACTTCAGAAACCAGTTAGCAGAATTGCTG AAGGTTCAGGTCAGAATTTTGTGGATGAAGATTTCGAAGAAAACTCAAGGAGCAAAAAACTGAAGACAGCTATGATGGATACTGCAGATGATGAGCAA ATTGTTCCAAAGGAACAGCCAACTCCGTGTTCCAGCGAAAGAAAGAAGTAA
- the LOC104213971 gene encoding uncharacterized protein: MSEREALPPLFKQKSWSPDMLREEAWLKRKGNYCTKLADRRRSKSVTDDDLEELRACFDLGFGFDSPDLDPKLTETFPALELYQAVNKQYGYTLSRSSSSSTVASDFDTTSFVGSSSSIVDPGEDPEMVKTRLRQWAQVVACSVRQSSSSS; encoded by the exons ATGTCGGAACGGGAAGCTCTACCGCCGCTATTCAAGCAGAAATCATGGTCTCCCGATATGCTTCGAGAAGAAGCCTGGCTCAAGCGAAAAGGAAATTACTGCACGAAGCTCGCCGATCGTCGCCGATCGAAGAGCGTCACCGACGACGACCTCGAAGAGCTTCGTGCTTGCTTTGACTTAGGTTTCGGGTTCGATTCGCCCGATTTGGATCCGAAACTTACCGAAACTTTTCCTGCTTTGGAGCTATATCAAGCTGTGAATAAGCAGTACGGTTATACATTATCTAGATCTTCTTCCTCGTCTACTGTAGCTTCAGATtttgatacgacgtcgtttgttGGAAGCTCAAGCTCTATTGTTGATCCAG GTGAGGATCCGGAGATGGTGAAGACGAGATTGAGACAGTGGGCACAAGTGGTGGCTTGTTCAGTACGGcaatcatcatcatcttcttaa